One genomic window of Sulfurovum lithotrophicum includes the following:
- a CDS encoding glycosyltransferase, giving the protein MENNVQPLVSVVMATYNGEAFISEQIDSILSQSYSSLELIICDDGSSDRTLDIVRKYMQRCPQISLHESKENIGFVKTFEKGIGLSTADYIALSDQDDIWEEDKLQIQMDAMAEQEKAFPEHPVMVHSDLHVINEQGRLKYLSYFSMKHYRLKPTKDIGHIAGPCGVMGNTLLFNRALKEKILPFPECVAFHDQWIALVNELYGVRITVEKPLVNYRIHQKNSSNRESSVFYDPVKAGVSFLKGEIELPYVDSSRTCMIEYLLEDCILQQNDRIVLEHFLAYLQQRKRSLKQLRGLWRYDLLKRHIWYRLGVSLNYILYRKRKKRIFLFGFSYWKRNFIKPFFAEEGEIVFCRTLDEALGKGLTKHSSVYLWGKNPFPEVEAYIGGGEGKLWRVEDGFIRSVSLGSDLTRPYSLVMDSRGIYFDPHEESDLEHMLNTATFGPELIVRAQRLQDYLVRHRISKYNADRERKLILPHYSNEKKVILIPGQVEDDASILYGANGMSNLALIKETRKHAPEAYIVYKPHPDVLAGNRKGNVAYDDVMKYCDMMIANTSLDSILALSDEVHTMTSLVGFEALIRGKKVYTYGTPFYAGWGLTFDRKTVPRRTRRRTLDELVAATLIVYPRYINPVDSKPCEIEVILNKIDEEKKRYNKNSLYKVYVDSRNIVSRKIQWCIKALKGE; this is encoded by the coding sequence ATGGAAAATAATGTGCAGCCCCTGGTCTCTGTTGTCATGGCGACATACAATGGAGAAGCCTTTATCTCGGAACAGATCGACTCTATACTCTCCCAAAGCTACAGTTCTCTGGAACTGATCATCTGTGATGACGGGTCCAGCGATCGGACTCTCGATATCGTCCGGAAATATATGCAGCGCTGTCCGCAGATCTCCCTTCATGAAAGCAAAGAAAATATCGGGTTTGTCAAAACCTTTGAAAAGGGTATTGGGCTGAGTACAGCCGACTATATCGCTCTGAGTGACCAGGATGATATCTGGGAAGAGGATAAACTGCAGATACAGATGGATGCAATGGCGGAACAGGAGAAGGCTTTTCCGGAGCATCCCGTAATGGTCCATTCCGATCTGCATGTGATCAATGAACAGGGCAGGCTGAAGTACCTTTCCTATTTTAGTATGAAGCATTATAGACTTAAACCCACGAAGGATATCGGACATATTGCCGGCCCCTGCGGTGTGATGGGAAACACGCTCCTCTTCAACCGTGCATTGAAAGAGAAGATACTGCCTTTTCCGGAATGTGTCGCATTTCATGACCAATGGATCGCTTTGGTCAATGAACTGTACGGGGTGCGTATTACCGTTGAGAAACCACTGGTGAACTACCGGATACACCAAAAGAACAGCAGCAATAGGGAAAGTTCTGTATTTTACGACCCTGTGAAAGCAGGAGTCTCCTTTTTGAAAGGGGAGATCGAGCTTCCCTATGTGGATTCGTCCCGGACATGCATGATCGAATACCTGTTGGAGGACTGCATACTGCAGCAGAACGATAGAATAGTGCTGGAGCATTTCCTGGCATATTTACAACAAAGAAAAAGATCCTTAAAGCAGTTACGGGGATTATGGCGTTATGATCTCCTCAAAAGGCATATCTGGTACAGGCTTGGTGTTTCACTCAATTATATTCTTTACCGTAAGAGAAAAAAGCGGATATTCCTTTTTGGATTTTCCTATTGGAAAAGAAACTTCATCAAGCCTTTTTTTGCAGAAGAAGGCGAGATAGTGTTTTGCCGGACACTGGATGAAGCACTCGGGAAAGGCCTGACGAAGCATTCCTCTGTTTACCTTTGGGGGAAAAACCCCTTTCCGGAAGTGGAAGCCTATATTGGAGGCGGTGAAGGGAAACTGTGGCGGGTAGAAGACGGTTTTATCCGTTCAGTATCACTGGGCTCAGATCTTACAAGGCCTTATTCCCTTGTGATGGACAGCAGAGGCATCTATTTTGATCCGCATGAAGAGAGTGATCTGGAACATATGTTGAACACCGCTACTTTCGGACCTGAACTTATTGTACGTGCCCAAAGACTACAGGATTATCTTGTCAGGCACAGAATATCCAAATACAATGCGGACCGGGAAAGAAAATTGATTCTGCCGCATTATTCCAACGAGAAAAAGGTAATTCTCATCCCTGGGCAGGTCGAGGATGATGCCTCCATCCTGTATGGAGCAAACGGTATGAGCAATCTTGCACTGATAAAGGAAACGCGAAAACATGCTCCTGAAGCATATATTGTCTATAAACCCCACCCTGATGTCCTGGCAGGGAACAGAAAAGGGAATGTAGCCTATGATGATGTCATGAAGTATTGTGATATGATGATAGCGAATACGAGTCTGGATTCGATACTTGCACTCTCGGATGAAGTGCATACTATGACCTCACTGGTCGGATTTGAAGCACTGATACGCGGGAAAAAGGTCTATACATACGGTACTCCTTTTTATGCAGGATGGGGCTTGACATTTGACAGAAAAACCGTTCCGAGACGCACAAGAAGAAGGACTCTGGATGAATTGGTCGCTGCCACCTTGATCGTCTATCCCCGATATATAAATCCGGTAGACAGTAAACCATGTGAAATTGAAGTAATTTTAAATAAAATAGATGAAGAAAAAAAACGCTATAATAAAAACAGTCTATATA